The sequence aaaataaaacatatttttatatcGCCGTTATGGGATGAGGTAAACTGCTGACAGCGCTGACCAGAAACTGCATCGCCAAAGCCATTTATCAAAACTAATAGCCGTTAGATAAGGCGTGAAAAAGTGGAAAACGTTGGGACGAAAGTAAAACCATTAAGGGGAAAGCGATCAGAAGTAAGAAAGGCAAACTAGCTTCGAAAAAATAAGGCATATCGGAAGTGGGAGTAGCCTTTAAAACCATTATAATGGAGTGCATTATGTTTGCTCTCAGCAAATCTACCAATAATGTAACAGGCATTTAttgaagaaaaataaaaaatctaactGAACAAGCTTAAGATCTCATTTAGGAGCATGAAATGGACCCAATAGATCTAAATAAGGATCCTTAAAATCATTATAATAGAGTACAATACATTTGTTCTCAGCAACCTTACAAGTAAGGTGACATTTTACAGTTGAAAAATAACAAATCTAACCAAAACCAAGTTTAAGATctcctttaaaaataaaatatggaACCAACAGAACTGAATACAGATGGTAACAGGAATATACCACAACCCAGGTGTATTGTTTTTGAGAGGGATAACCCTAATATTCCCCAACTATACAATGTCGTGATCAACCTAGCCATTGAATATTGGAATTGGTTTCTCGGAAAACTGGAACAGCTGAAAAATCTCTGCTTTCGACCTATATGCAATTTAAAGTTTACACTATCTGCAGATCCTGAGATTCTGGATAGGATTAGCCAAACAAGAGGATGGAAAACGGCGGCCTTTCGATGCATAGAGTTCCATCCAAAAATTTCCTTAATGGCCTTAGTGACTAATCAAGATATTATACTGATCCATGATGGAAGAAGCAACACACACACCAATCTACAGAACTTTCATCAAAAGGACATCACCTGTGCGGCCTTTCGTCCTTGGTCACCGGTATGCGAATTAGCCGTAGGATGTGCTTCGGGTATATATTTATGGAGGGAGAGTGGAAGGTCCAACCACAATATTCGCCATATGCTGGGCACCCATCTCATGAGAGTCCTGCAGGACGAGGGGCACAACTATGTGACCTCACTGCAGTGGAACGAAGATGGTACCATCCTGATCAGTGCCGCTTTGGGCTCATCGCACATCATCCTTTGGGAACCGGACTGTCAGCAGAAGATTCGCTTGATTCCAGCTCCCAATAGCCTGAGTTCCTTTTCCCTACTGCGATATAGTCCCGATTTCCAGGTGCTTTTCTGCGCATCCTGCGAGGCCGGAGCAAGTCTATGCCAGTTGAATAGGTCGAAGTGGAAATCGGAACAGGTCCTCATGCGGAATCGCATTCAAACGGCTGTCTGGACCACTTGCAGTTCATATCTGCTGTTTGTGCGGGAGGGCAGTACTCGTGTTTACTCATGTACCAATGATGGGGAATCAACGATTTTCCTCCGCCCCAAACCCCAATGGAGGGTCGAATTGGTGGTGGACCTGCAAGAGGTCACCACTTGTTCCGGGGAGCAGAGGTGCTGCGGGGAACCCCACACCTTCGCCATGGATCCTCTGGGCCTCTATATGGCCATAATCTTCAAGCAGCAGTCCTTCGTCCTGCTCTGCCTTTTGGCCAATTTGCGACTGGGTTCACCGCGTCTCCTGCCCCTTGAATTTATAAATTGCGATAACGATGGCGAGGAGTACCCAACTTGTATGGGATTTGGAATATCCGATCCGCAAACTCGATGTCTGGTGATTTGCTGGAACTTGGGGCATATTCAGCGATATGTACTAACTGCAAAGTGCTTGCAAGAGGCCCAGGAATTACATAATATAAAGTAAGGAAGAAAAAATCAAGTCGTCAGAATCAGAGGGAGTTAAAACAAACGAGTTCCGTTTTATAATGTTTATAATACGAAATATCCAAAAGAAATAATCGATTAAGGTGCAAAACCAATTATTTATAAGAATTATTACGAGCCAACTGGAAGAGAAAAAATATACCTCTTATaaggtattttaaaatattcataaaatcatttaaaagttattttaGACAGTATTTATGTTTGCATaacaaagaaaatatattatttttagaaacATTTTGAAGAAAGAATAATACAATTTATTATAGGCATTACTATCCCTATCACGCTTCATacagatatatttttaagatctATTCCATTTTaagataataattatttattttttgcatatTTAAAGCCCACAGATATTTTTCACAACTCAATTAAGCCCACATAATTATCCGAAAATACAAACATAGTGTATATTTCCCTCATAAAATTAGATAAATCTGGTAATCAttggaaacaaataattagagttgaaaagaaatataataTCTTATGCTAGGATTGTAAATGGTGTTGTCTCTATCTGGCatctttatttttcttttcccAAAATTGTcgatattaaattttcattctCTCACATGAATATTCAGCGGAAGCGCTTATGCAAATGGAAAATAACTCAAGTCGGCGAGCAACCAGTTTTCCAACCCGATTTCACCATCGCCCACCTGAAACCCACGAATGTCGCTTATTCCGCAGGTATTTTCATTCACCTGACAGTCGTGAAGTAAGCTTAAAGGCAATAAATCTTTGCCTCGATTTCTGATTGCAGACCGAAAAATTGGTTTTACACAGATTTAACTCCTTTGTAATTGACGTTTTTTGTTCTGCGAGGGCAAATCGTTGATAAGGGAAGGTTACGCGattgaaaataattttatcaTGGTGcccaaaaaataaccgattgttttaacgaaaaaaaagGTTCAATTGGCAAACGACTTTTTGCCGCAATCATAAGTATATGTATATGCTTAATGTCCTGGGTCTTTTTTATTGGAATGTTCGATTTTCTGGGCTAAACTGGTCTTTAACGACTCCCCTGATGCTCAAACATGGCGAGGCACGTCCCAAAAAGGcacagaaaaaataaattaatgcaGTCTAACGACCAAATCTCAATGGATATTCACGAATCAAAGTTAATCTAAGGTCCTAATGGAAATTGATTTCATGGCTTATTCGCTGTTACTCCGAACTGCGCAATTTAGTGatttaatattagttttaaaaGTCCAATCAAATCAAGTAAGTCCAAACCATCTGACCaggtaaatattaaaaacaaaatgataGACTTCCACTTGCAATCAAAAGCGTTTACCCACTTGGCCATTTCAATATTGGCCAACTAACAACaggcacaaaaaaaagggAAGCTTAGTAGGAATAATCTGGAAAGAAAGCAAACCCAAATCGCAATCTCAATTGCGTCCACTCATCTTCAAACCAACATTGACTTTGGTCTGCAACTTTCCTTAGGTAAACATCTTAAAACCCAAATGCCTTTCCTCCTATAAAGTAATTTCTGGGGACCAAAAAGATATTGCGCTGACCAAAGCGGAAAAAGCGCAAAAACATGAATGCAAATAAGTTCTCCAACAATGGGCAATACTCGTGAATCACTTAACTTCCATAGACCACAAAAGTTGGTAGTCTTTGTTGTGGATTCGTTTCGGACCCATCTATTCGTATATGTAGCAGAACTAATGGAATTATCGGACTTACGGAGTAGTCAGTTGCCCTAGAAATAGCCTGGCATAtttgaaaaatacaaaagCCGTCTTAAAATCAACATTTTTGTTTCGTTACTGAAGTTAAGACcaaagcaaataaacaaaatgagTTTTTACTGcttgaaaacaaaaacacacacGAGTATTAAAAAACTCTAAGGGCCGTAGCATTAAAGTTTAATGTTGGGAGTGAAAATGTGTAGCcataaaaatcatttaaatgtttgtttgtttttcggAGACCCAGATATCAACCCCATCCCCTCACATTGTCAACGTGTGAAAAAGCCTGGGGGAGAAGGCATATTAATAATCTGACAAATCCATGTGATACTTTAATTTGTAAAAAAGGTTTGGCTTGAAAAAGAAAaccatatttattatttgggGGCACAGCTGAACTAAATGAAAAATGGTATATTAAGTAAAAGAAAGACTCTCTGAAGAGATATATGGCCGCCCTATATGGAGAACACCTTCCTCACAATCACCAAATCCGTATAATCCAAGTAATACTTTAACATGTTTTATAAAGTTTTGGCTTAACAAAAACATTATAATTAATATCATTTTTGGCATTGctttacaaaatataaaaatattttaaaggaagTCTCTTCGAAGAACAAATATTATTATCTTCCTTACATAGAAAACACCTTCCAATCAACCAAATCCATATAATCTGAGTGATTCTTTAACGCGATTTACAAAATTTGGGTTAtaccaaatttaaatatttaatatcaGAACAGAATgttaaaacagaaacaaattattatataagtttaaaggaaGACTCCCTGGAGAACAAATATTATCACCCCGCCTTATATTGAAAGCAGCTCCCTTAGAAACAACCAAAGCCTAATAATCCCAGTGATACTTTAATATGTGATGTAAAGTATTGGCTTTACAGAAATAAAATAGATATCATATCACAGGGGGAAAGGATAAACagaataataatatttcaaaGCAAGACTCTCAAAACAACAAATGTTATCAATCCGAAAATAAACCATATCGGTGTAAAGCAAGTGATACCTTAATATGTTTTATAAAGTTTTGGCTTAACCAAAATAGAAAATGTAATATCACAGGGGGAATAGCTAAACAGAACGTAATAATATTCCAAGGAAAGTcttttggaaaaacaaaaGGTATCACCCCTCCTATTATGGAAAGCACATCCCTTACAATCAACCAAATCcgtatttattgttttaccATATTTTGCCCAGGCAtcaaaaatacaatttaatgCAATGAATGCGACTTGCCAAAACGGCAAAGTTGGCAATAATTTTGTGCAGACGTGGTGTAAGCCTTGATATGCTGACAATGTGAGCGTTGATTTTTTCTGTCAGTTCTCCAAAGAGAACTGTAATAACAAAAGGACCCAAGAAGGCAAATGCCAAGTACACGCTAGACATACCAAATAACTTTACTTATTTTTATGTTCTTTGTGTGGGGGTAGCAAGGGATGGGGCCTACGGATTACATATTTTCGCCCACCCCGGGAGATTCTGGATGATTCCTGGTTGGGGGGACGTGTCTCAAATGGCGTAAACGCAGAGCAATCAGCAATGAGGCATCAATAATTCTTAACGCGTTTGCGGCACTTTCGGTGTCGGAGCGGTTAGGAATTCGCTTTGTTTTCATTATAGGATCGAAAACTGGTGGAAAAAACGCGACTTGGCCCATTAAAACTAAAGTTTTTCCCCAAATTCTCTACGTTCCACGTTTAACTTTTCCCATGACCTAAGCGAGAGTCCTGTGGTTTTTTGATTTATGGTCCCCAATGGCGGGCCCCCAATATTTACGCCCAGCAGCCCATCTTCAGCCGAGTGTTTTGTTTCGTAATCACGTTTTTATCTTTTACTAAACAACTCATGTATACGACCGCGTAAAATTTTTCTCTACCATTTTTGGTTTGTTTTTTTGGCAAAGCCTCTCACGTCgagattatttaaaaataaggaaaatGATGGCACATGACGCGCCAGGGCGAAACTTGTTTACCATCAAGTATATAATGAATCTTGCTGTGGAAACCGATAATTGACAGGAAAAAAAAGATTTCGCAGTTGCCAGGAGGAAGACAAAGTAAGTGTCCTTAGGCAAACCGTTCACGTAGAATGCTCAACTCAGTGTGGATGATTTTAATAGCCCCAAGCATCCAGGCATCCAGGTATCCTAGGCATCCCCAACTGCAATTGGTAATTTAAGTAAGTAACCAAAGTTCTCAAGTTTTTCCCTGAAGTGATGTCATAAGCAGTCCAACAGTCCTGTAAAATTTGTGAATGTTCTAGTGTAACTTTTTGCCAAAAACTTGTAAAATGTTTTCCTGATTGTGAGTGCAACGGGAAAGTTTGTTAGGTGAgtagtaaaatattttcattttcactAACCAGTCATATGTTATATCTTATTTACTGTTTAGAGGGCTGAAACTGAAATCATCACTGCGTTAAGTGCTGATAAATGCCATGCCAGGCGTGCCCTCAAATGTAGGcaataaaaaataacatttctttgaaaaacaaa is a genomic window of Drosophila suzukii chromosome 2L, CBGP_Dsuzu_IsoJpt1.0, whole genome shotgun sequence containing:
- the LOC108006899 gene encoding aladin, with the translated sequence MEPTELNTDGNRNIPQPRCIVFERDNPNIPQLYNVVINLAIEYWNWFLGKLEQLKNLCFRPICNLKFTLSADPEILDRISQTRGWKTAAFRCIEFHPKISLMALVTNQDIILIHDGRSNTHTNLQNFHQKDITCAAFRPWSPVCELAVGCASGIYLWRESGRSNHNIRHMLGTHLMRVLQDEGHNYVTSLQWNEDGTILISAALGSSHIILWEPDCQQKIRLIPAPNSLSSFSLLRYSPDFQVLFCASCEAGASLCQLNRSKWKSEQVLMRNRIQTAVWTTCSSYLLFVREGSTRVYSCTNDGESTIFLRPKPQWRVELVVDLQEVTTCSGEQRCCGEPHTFAMDPLGLYMAIIFKQQSFVLLCLLANLRLGSPRLLPLEFINCDNDGEEYPTCMGFGISDPQTRCLVICWNLGHIQRYVLTAKCLQEAQELHNIK